TTATCGAGACGTGCTTCGAGAAGCTTCATCAGGTTCTCACCTGTTGCACCTTTACGGCGTGCAGCCTCATCGAATGTTCTGCGGAATTGTTTTTCCAGTACACCGTAAGTGTATTTGGCTTTTTGCTTTTCTTTCAGCTGCAGCGCATACTCACCAGGTGCTTTACGCTTCTTGGTAGGACCATGTTGTCCGGGAGGATTGCTGTTCTTGCTGAGATATTTGCCGTTGCCTAAGATAGGCTCGCCGAAAATGCGGCAGATTCTTGTTTTTGGACCAGTATAACGTGCCATAATTATTAGATTGATTTTTTGATGACGGTCTCGCGATCAGTAAAAATCAATAAAAATGAATCGCAGACCCGGTTATAAAATAAACTTTCAGCAATGGCAGAAATATCCTGTCCGATTGCTGAAAGCCGGTATAAATACTAAACCCTTCTTTTCTTGGGAGGACGGCAACCGTTGTGTGGTAACGGAGTAACGTCTTTGATCATCACCACTTCGATGCCGCTTTGAGCGAGAGAGCGGATAGCTCCTTCACGACCAGCGCCCGGGCCCTGAACGTAAACATCAACTTTCTTCACGCCTGCATCGATAGCAGTTTTAGACGCATCAGCAGAAGCCATCTGAGCTGCATACGGAGTATTCTTCTTGGAACCTCTGAAGCCCATTTTACCGGCGCTGCTCCAGGAAATAACCTGGCCTTGTTTGTTAGTGATGCTGATGATCAGGTTGTTGAAAGTGGCGGAGATATGTGCATCGCCATAAGAATCAACCCTAACCACTCTCTTCTTGGCAGCAGCTTTTGCGCCGCCTTTCTGATTTCCTTGTGCTTTAGCCATAAACTTAAAAAGGTAGTCTGTAAATTATTTAAATGAACTCACCGAAATGAGCGGGACCAATCCTCCTGCCGACCCTTGCGATCCGGTACTGATCCTCGTTTACGCTGCCCGTAAGAACAACAGGTCTGAATATGATGAAAGACGCAACTGATAGCTGCGTCTCGTCAATCTATTTCTTAGCGGCCTTCTTCTTACCGGCAACTGTTTTACGCTTACCTTTTCTCGTACGGCTGTTTGTGCGTGTGCGTTGACCACGAACAGGCAGACCTTTACGATGGCGCAGTCCACGGTAGCAGGCGATATCAAGCAGACGCTTGATGCTCATCTGTACTTCAGAACGCAGTTGTCCTTCTACTTTGAACTCATTCGTAATGATGTTACGAATAGCATTCAGCTCATCATCATTCCACTGATGAACTTTTTTGCTTAAGTCGATCCCTGCTTTCTCAAGGATGTACTGGGAAGTAGAACGACCGATACCATAGATATAGGTAAGACCGATTTCTCCACGCTTATTTTTAGGTAAGTCTACACCGGCAATACGAGCCATATTAACTGTTTATTGTTTGTTGATAGTTTGATTCAATGCTGATTATCCCTGACGTTGCTTGAATCGGGGATTCTTTTTGTTGATCACGTACAGGCGACCTTTCCTTCTCACGATCTTGCAATCAGCGCTGCGTTTTTTAATTGATGCTCTAACTTTCATAACGTTTGTTTTTGATGCAACGGCTTTACAGCGTTACTTATTTATACCTGAAAATTATCCTTCCTCTTGACAGATCATACGGGCTCATTTCCACCCCTACTTTGTCGCCCGGAAGAATACGGATATAATTCATGCGCATCTTGCCGGAGATGGTGGCCAGGATCTCGTGGCCGTTTTCCAGTTTCACTTTGAACATAGCGTTCGACAGTGCCTCTGTAATTTGTCCATCTTGTTTGATTAAAGGTTGTTTGCCCATACACTTTTAAGGAGGCGCAAAGATAGGAATTTCAGCCAGAAATATGAAAAAAATAACAGAGCATTTTTTTCAGGCATTCTGTAACACCGGCTGAACA
This portion of the Pseudobacter ginsenosidimutans genome encodes:
- the ykgO gene encoding type B 50S ribosomal protein L36, with protein sequence MKVRASIKKRSADCKIVRRKGRLYVINKKNPRFKQRQG
- the infA gene encoding translation initiation factor IF-1 is translated as MGKQPLIKQDGQITEALSNAMFKVKLENGHEILATISGKMRMNYIRILPGDKVGVEMSPYDLSRGRIIFRYK
- the rpsM gene encoding 30S ribosomal protein S13, with protein sequence MARIAGVDLPKNKRGEIGLTYIYGIGRSTSQYILEKAGIDLSKKVHQWNDDELNAIRNIITNEFKVEGQLRSEVQMSIKRLLDIACYRGLRHRKGLPVRGQRTRTNSRTRKGKRKTVAGKKKAAKK
- the rpsK gene encoding 30S ribosomal protein S11, which codes for MAKAQGNQKGGAKAAAKKRVVRVDSYGDAHISATFNNLIISITNKQGQVISWSSAGKMGFRGSKKNTPYAAQMASADASKTAIDAGVKKVDVYVQGPGAGREGAIRSLAQSGIEVVMIKDVTPLPHNGCRPPKKRRV